One window of Papio anubis isolate 15944 chromosome 10, Panubis1.0, whole genome shotgun sequence genomic DNA carries:
- the SCG2 gene encoding secretogranin-2 gives MLWSSSAIETKRGNLSNMAEAKTHWLGAALSLIPLIFLISGAEAASFQRNQLLQKEPDLRLENVQKFPSPEMIRALEYIEKLRQQAHKEESSPDYNPYQGVSVPLQQKENGDESHLPERDSLSEEDWMRIILEALRQVENEPQSVPKENKPYALNSEKNFPIDMSDDYETQQWPERKLKHMQFPPMYEENSRDNPFKRTNEIVEEQYTPQSLATLESVFQELGKLTGPNNQKRERMDEEQKLYTDDEDDIYKANNIAYEDVVGGEDWNPVDEKIESQTQEEVRDSKEKTEKNEQINDEVKRSGQLGIQEEDLRKESKDQLSDDVSKVITYLKRLVNAAGSGRLQNGQNGERATRLFEKPLDSQSIYQLIEISRNLQIPPEDLIEMLKTGEKPNGSVEPERELDLPVDLDDISEADLDHPDVFQNKMLSKSGYPKTVGRAGIEALPDGLSVEDILNLLGMESAANQKTSYFPNPYNQEKVLPRLPYGPGRSRSNQLPKAAWMPYVENRQMAYENLNDKDQELGEYLARMLVKYPEIINSNQVKRVPGQGSSEDDLQEEEQIEQAIKEHLNQGSSQETDKLAPVSKRFPVGPPKNDDTPNRQYLDEDLLMKVLEYLNQEKAEKGREHIAKRAMENM, from the exons ATGCTGTGGAGCTCCTCTGccatagaaacaaaaagag gAAATCTTTCAAACATGGCTGAAGcaaagacccactggcttggagcAGCCCTGTCTCTTATCCCTTTAATTTTCCTCATCTCTGGGGCTGAAGCAGCTTCATTTCAGAGAAACCAGCTGCTTCAGAAAGAACCAGACCTCAGGTTGGAAAATGTCCAAAAGTTTCCCAGTCCTGAAATGATCAGGGCTTTGGAGTACATAGAAAAGCTCCGGCAACAGGCTCATAAGGAAGAAAGCAGCCCAGATTATAATCCCTACCAAGGTGTCTCTGTCCCCcttcagcaaaaagaaaatggcGATGAAAGTCACTTGCCCGAGAGAGATTCACTGAGTGAAGAAGACTGGATGAGAATAATACTTGAAGCTTTGAGACAGGTTGAAAATGAGCCTCAGTCtgtaccaaaagaaaataagcccTATGCCTTGAATTCAGAAAAGAACTTTCCAATAGACATGAGTGATGATTATGAGACACAGCAGTGGCCAGAAAGAAAGCTCAAGCACATGCAATTCCCTCCTATGTATGAAGAGAATTCCAGGGATAACCCCTTTAAACGCACAAATGAAATAGTGGAGGAACAATATACTCCTCAAAGTCTTGCTACATTGGAATCTGTCTTCCAAGAGCTGGGGAAACTGACAGGACCCAACAACCAGAAACGTGAGAGGATGGATGAGGAGCAAAAACTTTATACAGACGATGAAGATGATATCTACAAGGCTAATAACATTGCCTATGAAGATGTGGTGGGGGGAGAAGATTGGAACCCAgtagatgagaaaatagagagTCAAACCCAGGAAGAGGTGAGAGACagcaaagagaagacagaaaaaaatgaacaaatcaacGACGAGGTGAAACGCTCAGGGCAGCTTGGCATCCAGGAAGAAGATCTTCGGAAAGAGAGTAAAGACCAACTCTCAGATGATGTCTCCAAAGTAATTACTTATTTGAAAAGGTTAGTAAATGCTGCAGGAAGTGGGAGGTTACAGAATGGGCAAAATGGGGAAAGGGCCACCAGGCTTTTTGAAAAACCTCTTGATTCTCAGTCTATTTATCAGCTGATTGAAATCTCAAGGAATTTACAGATACCCCCGGAAGACTTAATTGAGATGCTCAAAACTGGGGAGAAGCCTAATGGATCAGTGGAACCGGAGCGGGAGCTTGACCTTCCTGTTGACCTAGACGACATCTCAGAGGCTGACTTAGACCATCCAGACGTGTTCCAAAATAAGATGCTCTCCAAGAGTGGCTACCCTAAAACAGTTGGTCGTGCTGGGATTGAGGCCCTACCAGATGGGCTCAGTGTTGAggatattttaaatcttttaggGATGGAGAGTGCAGCAAATCAGAAAACTTCATATTTTCCCAATCCATATAACCAGGAGAAAGTTCTGCCAAGGCTCCCTTATGGTCCTGGAAGATCTAGATCGAACCAGCTTCCCAAAGCTGCCTGGATGCCATATGTTGAAAATAGACAGATGGCATATGAAAACCTGAATGACAAGGATCAAGAATTAGGTGAGTACTTGGCCAGGATGCTAGTTAAATACCCTGAGATCATTAATTCAAACCAAGTGAAGCGAGTTCCTGGTCAAGGCTCATCTGAAGATGACCTACAGGAAGAGGAACAAATTGAGCAGGCCATCAAAGAGCATTTGAATCAAGGCAGCTCTCAGGAGACTGACAAGCTGGCCCCGGTGAGCAAAAGGTTCCCTGTGGGGCCCCCGAAGAATGATGATACTCCAAATAGGCAGTACTTGGATGAAGATCTGTTAATGAAAGTGCTGGAATACCTCAAccaagaaaaggcagaaaagggaAGGGAGCATATTGCTAAGAGAGCAATGGAAAATATGTAA